The Methylomicrobium lacus LW14 genome window below encodes:
- a CDS encoding response regulator transcription factor: MSKRILVADDDAHIRDVIGFALEKAGMQVWQAEDGRRALEAFRADPCDLIVLDINMPEFDGLEVCREIRKHSEVPILFLSSRDDEIDRILGLEIGGDDYVTKPFSPRELVARVNVILRRAQALPKADATELLLRHGRLSVLPSQHKVLWDGIAVGLTATEFAILQLLIRHPARVFSRDRIMQSAYDNNVYVSDRTIDSHIRHIRQKLGEAGCQAAIETVHGVGYQLAGCE; encoded by the coding sequence ATGAGCAAACGCATACTCGTTGCCGACGACGATGCCCATATCCGGGACGTGATCGGTTTTGCGCTCGAAAAGGCCGGTATGCAGGTGTGGCAGGCCGAAGACGGACGGCGCGCGCTGGAGGCATTCCGCGCCGATCCTTGCGATCTGATCGTGCTCGACATCAACATGCCGGAGTTCGACGGCCTGGAAGTCTGCCGCGAAATCCGCAAACACTCCGAGGTGCCGATCCTGTTTCTGTCTTCGCGCGACGATGAAATAGACCGGATACTCGGCCTCGAAATCGGCGGCGACGATTATGTGACCAAGCCTTTCAGTCCGCGCGAGCTGGTCGCCAGGGTCAACGTGATTCTGCGGCGCGCGCAGGCTTTGCCGAAGGCGGACGCGACTGAATTGCTGCTGCGGCACGGCAGGCTCAGCGTTTTACCCTCTCAGCACAAGGTGCTGTGGGACGGCATCGCGGTCGGCCTGACCGCGACCGAATTTGCGATATTGCAGCTGTTGATCCGCCATCCCGCCCGCGTATTCAGCCGTGACCGGATCATGCAGAGCGCTTACGACAACAACGTCTATGTCAGCGACCGCACGATCGACAGCCACATTCGCCATATCCGGCAAAAACTCGGCGAGGCGGGATGCCAGGCCGCGATCGAGACGGTGCACGGCGTCGGCTATCAACTGGCCGGATGCGAGTGA
- a CDS encoding M23 family metallopeptidase, with the protein MRKIGKFALLLIIVALGFVLPETHRIPVEGARPADWNPHAFWHYPWGRSIVHKGIDIFAKAGAPVLAATGGVTLYAGDLPRGGHVALLLGAKWRLHYYAHLQRVDVRAFEIVRSGEAIGAVGTSGNARGKPPHLHYSIMSLLPKPSNYGFGMPSGWLRMFYIDPHDFLTA; encoded by the coding sequence ATGCGTAAAATCGGCAAGTTCGCGCTATTGCTGATCATTGTGGCTCTCGGTTTTGTTTTGCCGGAAACCCACCGGATTCCAGTGGAGGGCGCGAGGCCCGCCGATTGGAATCCGCATGCCTTCTGGCATTATCCTTGGGGACGCTCGATCGTGCACAAAGGCATCGATATTTTTGCTAAAGCAGGCGCGCCGGTGCTCGCGGCGACCGGCGGGGTGACGCTGTATGCGGGCGATTTGCCGCGCGGCGGCCATGTGGCCTTGCTGCTCGGCGCCAAATGGCGGCTGCATTATTACGCGCATTTGCAGAGAGTCGACGTGCGCGCCTTCGAGATCGTGCGCTCAGGCGAGGCGATCGGCGCGGTCGGCACCAGCGGCAACGCGCGTGGCAAGCCGCCGCATCTGCATTACTCAATCATGAGCCTGTTGCCCAAGCCTTCGAACTACGGTTTCGGAATGCCGAGCGGATGGCTTAGAATGTTCTATATTGATCCGCATGATTTTTTGACAGCTTAG
- the creD gene encoding cell envelope integrity protein CreD produces MKNNFYLKLGVIFGLILLLLIPRAYIGGVVYERQGWRQQAYDSIGQSWPGAQTLAGPLLVLPYVLTYHTKEKIIDGNRKEREIVKEATLSDALYLIPEQLHVSSQLDSSERYRGIYQVPVYQSQVEVAGKFNTQPVLDLLARNKDNAIRFDKPQLSVLVRDQRGVVAPSALTWGQSSLPFKPGGNLHDATAGMHAVLPALKLEPAAESLPFAFKLELRGMRAMNFALLAAESDVSLKANWPHPSFTGQLLPEQREIGKDGFSAIWRASSFSYNVSGALDTCRKGNCLALLDTAVGFDLLKPVDVYQESERSIKYAELFIVLTFVVLILFELLKKLRVHPVQYALVGTALLMFYLLLIALSEHIRFFYAYLIGAFACAALLTCYFGAILRSRRFGLLLGSGLSLLYAVLYVILQAEDYAMLMGSLLLFGVLAGLMLATRHLDWYLLTGQGDADATAQLASEKETAHA; encoded by the coding sequence ATGAAAAACAATTTTTATCTGAAACTGGGCGTTATTTTCGGCTTGATACTATTGCTGTTGATTCCGCGCGCCTATATCGGGGGCGTGGTCTATGAGCGGCAAGGCTGGCGGCAGCAGGCCTACGACAGCATCGGCCAAAGCTGGCCCGGCGCGCAAACGCTGGCGGGGCCGCTACTGGTGCTGCCTTATGTGTTGACCTATCATACCAAGGAAAAAATCATCGATGGCAACCGAAAAGAGAGGGAAATCGTGAAAGAAGCGACGCTGTCCGATGCGCTCTATCTAATTCCGGAACAGTTGCATGTTTCCAGCCAGTTGGACAGTTCCGAACGCTACCGCGGGATTTACCAGGTGCCGGTCTATCAGAGCCAGGTCGAGGTTGCGGGCAAGTTCAACACGCAGCCGGTTCTGGATTTATTGGCCCGGAACAAGGACAACGCGATTCGCTTTGACAAGCCGCAGCTGAGCGTGCTGGTGCGCGATCAGCGCGGCGTGGTGGCTCCTTCGGCATTGACCTGGGGGCAGTCCAGTCTACCGTTCAAACCGGGCGGGAATCTGCATGATGCGACGGCCGGCATGCATGCGGTGTTGCCCGCTCTGAAGCTGGAGCCGGCCGCAGAGAGTCTGCCGTTTGCGTTCAAGCTGGAACTTCGGGGCATGAGAGCGATGAATTTTGCCTTGCTCGCGGCAGAGTCCGACGTGAGCCTGAAGGCGAATTGGCCGCATCCGAGCTTTACCGGCCAGTTGCTGCCGGAACAGCGCGAAATCGGCAAAGACGGCTTCAGCGCGATCTGGCGCGCCTCGTCCTTTTCGTACAATGTCAGCGGCGCCCTGGATACCTGCCGAAAAGGCAATTGCCTGGCCTTGCTCGACACTGCGGTCGGTTTCGATTTGCTGAAACCGGTCGATGTCTATCAGGAATCCGAACGCAGCATCAAATACGCGGAGCTGTTCATCGTGCTGACCTTCGTCGTGTTGATCCTGTTCGAACTGTTGAAAAAATTGCGCGTGCATCCGGTGCAGTATGCGCTGGTCGGCACCGCGCTGCTGATGTTCTATTTGCTGCTGATCGCGCTGTCCGAGCATATCCGGTTTTTCTATGCTTATCTGATCGGCGCGTTCGCCTGTGCCGCCTTGTTGACCTGCTATTTCGGCGCGATACTGCGCAGCCGCAGATTCGGTCTCTTGCTGGGTTCGGGCCTTTCTCTGCTGTATGCGGTGCTCTATGTGATCCTGCAGGCGGAAGATTATGCGATGCTGATGGGCAGCCTGCTGTTGTTCGGCGTGCTGGCCGGTTTGATGCTGGCGACGCGGCATCTCGACTGGTATCTGTTGACCGGGCAGGGCGATGCGGACGCAACGGCGCAGTTGGCATCAGAAAAGGAGACGGCGCATGCGTAA
- a CDS encoding exodeoxyribonuclease VII small subunit, with translation MPKKKSPTLFEDSLAELEALVNQLEQGDISLEESLKSFERGVFLTRTCQQALQEAEQKVQILLEKNGASSLEPFTDE, from the coding sequence ATGCCGAAAAAGAAAAGTCCGACGTTGTTTGAAGACTCGCTCGCCGAGCTCGAAGCGCTGGTCAACCAGCTCGAACAGGGCGACATTTCGCTGGAAGAGTCGCTGAAATCGTTTGAACGCGGCGTTTTTCTGACCCGCACCTGTCAACAGGCCTTGCAGGAGGCCGAACAGAAGGTTCAGATTTTATTGGAAAAGAACGGCGCGTCATCCCTGGAGCCTTTTACTGATGAGTAA